Proteins from a genomic interval of Leifsonia shinshuensis:
- a CDS encoding RNA polymerase sigma factor, protein MATRAATKAREAEAVEETEETAAASTPAAKKTTAKAPAKKAAPKKAATKAKGDDDEELDEDAEVEIDEDDTADVADDAAEGDDAEESEGDDAEADDAEESGPKGEAAAVQAAAEAPLPTDALVLRAVDEDDDIPVYSTTITGATADPVKDYLKQIGKVPLLNAAEEVELAMRIEAGLFAEDKLANTPNMPKELERELRWVARDGQRAKSHLLGANLRLVVSLAKRYTGRGMQFLDLIQEGNLGLIRAVEKFDYTKGFKFSTYATWWIRQAITRAMADQARTIRIPVHMVEVINKLARVQRQMLQDLGREPTPEELSKELDMTPEKVIEVQKYGREPISLHTPLGEDGDSEFGDLIEDTEAVVPADAVGFTMLQKQLESLLDSLSEREAGVIRMRFGLGDGMPKTLDQIGDTFGVTRERIRQIESKTMAKLRHPSRSQSLRDYLE, encoded by the coding sequence ATGGCAACCCGTGCAGCAACCAAGGCCCGCGAGGCCGAGGCGGTCGAGGAGACCGAGGAGACCGCTGCGGCCAGCACGCCGGCGGCGAAGAAGACGACGGCCAAGGCTCCGGCGAAGAAGGCCGCGCCCAAGAAGGCCGCCACCAAGGCCAAGGGCGACGACGACGAGGAGCTCGACGAGGACGCCGAGGTCGAGATCGACGAGGACGACACCGCAGACGTGGCGGACGACGCCGCCGAGGGCGACGACGCCGAGGAGTCCGAGGGCGACGACGCGGAGGCGGACGACGCCGAGGAGTCCGGTCCGAAGGGCGAGGCCGCGGCCGTCCAGGCCGCAGCCGAGGCGCCGCTGCCCACCGACGCGCTCGTGCTGCGCGCCGTGGACGAGGACGACGACATCCCCGTCTACTCCACGACGATCACCGGCGCGACCGCCGACCCGGTCAAGGACTACCTGAAGCAGATCGGCAAGGTCCCGCTGCTGAACGCCGCGGAGGAGGTCGAGCTCGCGATGCGCATCGAGGCCGGCCTGTTCGCGGAGGACAAGCTCGCGAACACCCCGAACATGCCCAAGGAGCTCGAGCGCGAGCTGCGCTGGGTCGCCCGCGACGGCCAGCGCGCGAAGAGCCACCTGCTCGGCGCCAACCTCCGCCTCGTGGTGAGCCTCGCCAAGCGCTACACCGGCCGCGGCATGCAGTTCCTGGACCTGATCCAGGAGGGCAACCTCGGTCTGATCCGCGCCGTGGAGAAGTTCGACTACACCAAGGGCTTCAAGTTCTCGACCTACGCCACCTGGTGGATCCGTCAGGCGATCACCCGCGCGATGGCCGACCAGGCCCGCACCATCCGCATCCCGGTGCACATGGTGGAGGTCATCAACAAGCTGGCCCGCGTCCAGCGGCAGATGCTGCAGGACCTCGGCCGCGAGCCCACCCCGGAAGAGCTCTCCAAGGAGCTCGACATGACCCCCGAGAAGGTCATCGAGGTGCAGAAGTACGGTCGCGAGCCCATCTCGCTCCACACCCCGCTGGGTGAGGACGGCGACAGCGAGTTCGGCGACCTGATCGAGGACACCGAGGCGGTCGTGCCGGCCGACGCGGTCGGCTTCACCATGCTGCAGAAGCAGCTGGAGAGCCTCCTCGACTCCCTCTCCGAGCGCGAGGCGGGCGTGATCCGCATGCGCTTCGGCCTGGGCGACGGCATGCCGAAGACGCTCGACCAGATCGGCGACACCTTCGGCGTGACGCGGGAGCGCATCCGGCAGATCGAGTCGAAGACGATGGCGAAGCTGCGCCACCCGTCCCGCTCGCAGTCGCTGCGCGACTACCTCGAGTAA
- a CDS encoding MurT ligase domain-containing protein: MRYRLAVIAGRLARRLLRLRGGGSAVPGRVALAIAPKFLERAVSRLPLGVVFVSGSNGKSTTTNMLTAILREHGLNVFTNPSGGNLPQGIASALLADVPLDGYVRGDVGVIEVDEAYGVDLATVLKPRASLLLNVQIDQLNRFFEPTRVIGMLRTIAERSSEFVVVNADDDSLARVGAELSAAGRDVTTFAVAPAIIESSPNGLANVADFSGVAAGALPVPAVFVSKLETQSAQLTMGGESIRIGLPARGLHYAVDAAGATAMARRLLGDDFTAGAVVAAMSSLRTVYGRGETLKVGDEDIEIIMMKNPPSLQLNLDYLAHSPEQVFVAVDEGTPDPSWVYDIDLSKLEHVDIVSGTKAWQFATRFAYAGIEVDQVMPELRPALQAFLALPKPSRGTKTMIVNYEQMMAIRKQLGFLDLEGGEK, from the coding sequence GTGCGCTATCGACTGGCGGTCATCGCCGGCCGCCTCGCCCGCCGGCTGCTGCGCCTGCGGGGAGGCGGCTCCGCGGTGCCGGGGCGGGTCGCGCTCGCGATCGCGCCGAAGTTCCTCGAGCGCGCGGTCAGCCGTCTCCCGCTCGGCGTGGTTTTCGTCTCCGGATCGAACGGCAAGTCGACGACCACCAACATGCTCACCGCGATCCTGCGCGAGCACGGGCTGAACGTCTTCACCAACCCGTCCGGCGGCAACCTGCCGCAGGGGATCGCCTCCGCGCTGCTGGCGGACGTCCCGCTCGACGGCTACGTCCGCGGGGACGTGGGGGTGATCGAGGTGGACGAGGCCTACGGCGTCGACCTCGCGACGGTGCTGAAGCCGCGCGCCTCGCTGCTGCTCAACGTCCAGATCGACCAGTTGAACCGCTTCTTCGAGCCCACCCGCGTGATCGGGATGCTCCGCACCATCGCGGAGCGGTCCAGCGAGTTCGTCGTGGTGAATGCCGACGACGACAGCCTCGCCCGGGTCGGCGCCGAGCTCTCGGCGGCCGGACGCGACGTGACGACCTTCGCGGTGGCGCCCGCCATCATCGAGTCGTCGCCGAACGGCCTCGCCAATGTCGCTGACTTCTCCGGCGTCGCCGCCGGCGCCCTCCCGGTGCCCGCCGTGTTCGTCAGCAAGCTGGAGACCCAGAGCGCGCAGCTGACGATGGGCGGCGAGTCCATCCGGATCGGCCTGCCGGCGCGCGGCCTGCACTACGCGGTGGACGCCGCGGGGGCGACGGCGATGGCCCGGCGGCTGCTCGGCGACGACTTCACCGCGGGCGCCGTGGTCGCGGCGATGAGCTCGCTGCGCACGGTCTACGGCCGCGGCGAGACGCTGAAGGTCGGCGACGAGGACATCGAGATCATCATGATGAAGAACCCGCCGAGCCTGCAGCTCAACCTCGACTACCTGGCGCACAGCCCGGAGCAGGTGTTCGTCGCGGTCGACGAGGGCACCCCCGACCCGTCCTGGGTCTACGACATCGACCTCTCCAAGCTGGAGCACGTGGACATCGTCTCCGGCACCAAGGCCTGGCAGTTCGCGACCCGGTTCGCGTATGCAGGCATCGAGGTCGACCAGGTGATGCCCGAGCTCCGGCCGGCGCTGCAGGCGTTCCTCGCCCTGCCGAAGCCCTCGCGCGGCACCAAGACGATGATCGTGAACTACGAGCAGATGATGGCCATCCGCAAGCAGCTGGGCTTCCTCGACCTGGAAGGCGGCGAGAAGTGA
- a CDS encoding MFS transporter: MNSRRSWVIFGIGVFAYLVAVMQRTSIGVAGVAATERFHVSAAVLSSMAVVQLIVYAAMQVPVGVLIDRVGSRALMIAGTALMVVGQVTVAFAPTIALAIVGRILVGAGDATVFNSLMRLVNSWFSGRIVPQLSQWIGNIGQLGQVLSAIPFALLLHQSGWTTAFLSAASVSVVALVGIVAAIRDRPLGSSEGPRPATWRESMRQLRISLARPGTQLGFWSHFTTQSSGTVFSLMWGLPFMVFALGIDPAEASGLLIVSVVAGLIAGPILGLLTARFPLRRSNLVLAIVAMMGIVWALLLLWPGTPPLWLLILVLVAIGIGGPGSLIGFDFARTSNPLHSLGSANGIVNVGGFLASFVMMFLIGVALDAQNTAHTVAGLYALDSFRWAFAVQYVIIGLGVVFLVRARRRTRRLLAEEEGIEVAPLWVALVDAWRRRDGREPGENVQ; this comes from the coding sequence GTGAATTCGCGTCGGTCCTGGGTCATCTTCGGGATCGGGGTCTTCGCCTACCTGGTCGCCGTCATGCAGCGCACGAGCATCGGCGTCGCCGGTGTCGCCGCGACCGAGCGGTTCCACGTCTCCGCCGCCGTCCTCTCCTCCATGGCGGTCGTCCAGCTCATCGTCTACGCGGCGATGCAGGTCCCGGTCGGCGTGCTGATCGACCGGGTCGGCTCGCGGGCCCTGATGATCGCCGGCACCGCCCTGATGGTCGTCGGGCAGGTGACCGTCGCCTTCGCCCCGACCATCGCGCTCGCGATCGTCGGCCGCATCCTGGTGGGAGCGGGGGACGCGACGGTCTTCAACTCCCTCATGCGGCTGGTGAACTCGTGGTTCAGCGGCCGGATCGTGCCGCAGCTGTCGCAGTGGATCGGCAACATCGGCCAGCTCGGGCAGGTGCTGTCCGCCATCCCGTTCGCGCTGCTCCTGCACCAGTCCGGCTGGACCACCGCGTTCCTGAGCGCGGCCTCGGTCTCCGTCGTCGCCCTCGTCGGGATCGTCGCCGCCATCCGCGACCGGCCGCTCGGGTCGAGCGAGGGACCGCGTCCGGCGACCTGGCGGGAGTCGATGCGTCAGCTGCGGATCAGTCTCGCGCGACCGGGCACGCAGCTCGGGTTCTGGTCGCACTTCACGACGCAGTCGTCCGGGACCGTGTTCAGCCTGATGTGGGGCCTGCCGTTCATGGTCTTCGCCCTCGGCATCGACCCGGCCGAGGCGAGCGGCCTCCTCATCGTGTCGGTCGTCGCCGGCCTGATCGCCGGCCCGATCCTCGGGCTGCTGACCGCGCGCTTCCCGCTCCGGCGCAGCAACCTCGTGCTGGCGATCGTCGCGATGATGGGGATCGTCTGGGCGCTCCTGCTGCTCTGGCCGGGGACGCCGCCGCTCTGGCTGCTGATCCTCGTGCTGGTCGCGATCGGGATCGGCGGCCCCGGCTCGCTGATCGGGTTCGACTTCGCCCGCACCTCCAACCCGCTGCACAGCCTCGGCTCCGCCAACGGGATCGTGAACGTCGGCGGCTTCCTCGCGAGCTTCGTGATGATGTTCCTCATCGGCGTCGCCCTCGACGCCCAGAACACCGCCCACACGGTCGCCGGCCTGTACGCCCTGGACTCCTTCCGCTGGGCGTTCGCCGTGCAGTACGTGATCATCGGGCTCGGCGTCGTGTTCCTCGTCCGCGCCCGCCGGCGCACCCGCCGCCTCCTCGCGGAGGAGGAGGGAATAGAAGTGGCCCCGTTGTGGGTTGCACTGGTTGACGCTTGGCGAAGGCGAGATGGTCGGGAGCCTGGCGAGAACGTGCAATAA
- a CDS encoding proteasome assembly chaperone family protein, translating into MRDPADLYELNPALVVPEGLPLIAGLTGFADAGAGVSQLGTYLLGTLDSEVVATFDADILLDYRARRPIIYFDQDHLADYQPSTLKLHLVYDELRQPFLFLSGFEPDFRWEAFTEAVLGLIERFAVKSVTWVHSIPMPVPHTRPIGVTVSGNRSDLIEAMSIWKPQTQVPGNALHLLEYRLQQLSYPIAGFVLLIPHYLADTEYPAAAISGLESISAATGLIFPTDRLREEDREFVANIDEQVAGNAELAKLVGTLEERHDTYMEDTQLRSPLTDRDGELPSADEIAAELENFLAFRRHGDDRRGDDENPRTDR; encoded by the coding sequence ATGCGAGACCCCGCGGACCTGTACGAGCTCAACCCGGCACTGGTGGTGCCGGAGGGCCTCCCGTTGATCGCGGGGCTCACCGGGTTCGCCGACGCCGGAGCGGGCGTCAGCCAGCTGGGCACCTACCTGCTCGGCACGCTCGACAGCGAGGTCGTCGCGACGTTCGACGCGGACATCCTTCTCGACTACCGCGCCCGCCGGCCGATCATCTACTTCGACCAGGACCACCTGGCCGACTACCAGCCCTCGACGCTGAAGCTGCACCTGGTCTACGACGAGCTGCGCCAGCCGTTCCTCTTCCTCTCCGGGTTCGAGCCCGACTTCCGCTGGGAGGCCTTCACCGAGGCAGTGCTGGGGCTCATCGAGCGCTTCGCGGTCAAGAGCGTCACCTGGGTGCACTCCATCCCGATGCCGGTCCCGCACACGCGGCCGATCGGCGTGACGGTCAGCGGCAACCGCTCCGACCTGATCGAGGCGATGTCGATCTGGAAGCCGCAAACCCAGGTGCCCGGCAACGCCCTGCACCTGCTGGAGTACCGGCTGCAGCAGCTGTCGTACCCGATCGCCGGGTTCGTCCTGCTCATCCCGCACTACCTGGCCGACACCGAGTACCCCGCCGCGGCGATCTCCGGGCTGGAGAGCATCAGCGCCGCGACCGGGCTGATCTTCCCGACCGACCGGCTACGCGAGGAGGACCGGGAGTTCGTCGCGAACATCGACGAGCAGGTCGCGGGCAACGCCGAGCTGGCCAAGCTCGTCGGCACGCTCGAGGAACGGCACGACACGTACATGGAGGACACGCAGCTCCGCTCGCCGCTGACCGACCGGGACGGCGAGCTGCCGAGCGCCGACGAGATCGCCGCGGAGCTCGAGAACTTCCTCGCCTTCCGCCGGCACGGCGACGACCGCCGCGGCGACGACGAGAACCCGCGCACCGACCGCTGA
- a CDS encoding leucyl aminopeptidase — translation MTPPALSLSPAPSSSADVLVLAARSGADGVSVLSASARAGLGDELAAVGFSGGKDELVRLPGAAGGPGLAVVGLPEPVDEDALRYAAGTAIRQLAGVGHVAIDLPAADDAQLGAVLEGAALGAYAFTEYRSASRAGVKAPVGTIEVVGESASGDALVARALAVSGAAALVKDLVNTPPIDLYPASFVSRVEEAVEGLPVTVEVWDEHRLAAEGFGGILGVGQGSVRPPRLVKVDYAPADAAKHLALVGKGITFDSGGLSLKPASGMVGMKYDMTGAATVLAVALAAARLALPVRVTAWLCLAENMPSGSAIRPNDVLRMRGGRTVEVLNTDAEGRLVLADGLVVAGEEHPDAIVDVATLTGAAMVALGTRYAAVMGSDDLVGDVLAAAKASGELLWPMPLASELRATINSDVADIANANPGVTAGGMLLAGVFLQEFIGRTGDEDDAPRIPWAHLDIAGPAKGPSAPYGFTGKGPSAVSVRALIRLAEDFSQR, via the coding sequence ATGACGCCTCCCGCCCTCAGCCTCTCGCCCGCTCCCTCCTCTTCTGCCGACGTCCTCGTGCTCGCCGCGCGCTCCGGCGCCGACGGCGTCTCCGTGCTCTCCGCCTCGGCGCGCGCGGGGCTGGGCGACGAGCTGGCAGCGGTCGGCTTCTCCGGGGGCAAGGACGAGCTCGTGCGCCTCCCCGGCGCCGCAGGCGGTCCCGGCCTCGCCGTCGTCGGCCTGCCGGAGCCGGTGGACGAGGACGCGCTGCGCTACGCGGCGGGCACCGCGATCCGCCAGCTCGCCGGCGTCGGCCACGTCGCCATCGACCTCCCCGCCGCGGACGACGCGCAGCTCGGCGCGGTGCTCGAGGGAGCGGCGCTCGGCGCGTACGCTTTCACGGAGTACCGGTCCGCGAGCCGGGCCGGCGTCAAGGCGCCGGTCGGGACCATCGAGGTCGTGGGCGAGTCGGCCTCCGGCGACGCGCTCGTCGCCCGCGCGCTCGCGGTGTCCGGCGCGGCGGCCCTGGTCAAGGACCTCGTCAACACTCCCCCGATCGACCTCTACCCGGCGTCGTTCGTCTCCCGGGTCGAGGAGGCCGTGGAGGGCCTCCCCGTCACCGTCGAGGTCTGGGACGAGCACCGCCTCGCCGCGGAGGGCTTCGGGGGCATCCTCGGCGTCGGCCAGGGCTCGGTGCGCCCGCCGCGCCTGGTGAAGGTCGACTACGCGCCGGCGGACGCGGCGAAGCACCTCGCGCTCGTCGGCAAGGGCATCACCTTCGACTCCGGCGGCCTGTCGCTCAAGCCCGCCTCCGGCATGGTGGGGATGAAGTACGACATGACCGGCGCGGCCACGGTGCTCGCCGTCGCCCTGGCCGCCGCCCGGCTCGCGCTGCCCGTCCGCGTCACCGCGTGGCTGTGCCTCGCCGAGAACATGCCCTCCGGCTCCGCCATCCGCCCGAATGACGTGCTGCGCATGCGCGGCGGCCGCACCGTCGAGGTGCTCAACACCGACGCGGAGGGCCGGCTCGTGCTCGCCGACGGCCTGGTCGTCGCCGGCGAGGAGCACCCGGACGCGATCGTCGACGTCGCCACCCTGACCGGCGCCGCGATGGTCGCCCTCGGCACCCGGTACGCCGCGGTGATGGGCTCCGACGACCTGGTCGGCGACGTCCTCGCCGCTGCGAAGGCCTCCGGCGAGCTGCTCTGGCCGATGCCGCTCGCGAGCGAGCTGCGCGCGACCATCAACTCCGACGTCGCCGACATCGCCAACGCCAACCCCGGCGTCACCGCGGGCGGGATGCTGCTGGCGGGCGTCTTCCTCCAGGAGTTCATCGGGCGCACCGGCGACGAGGACGACGCGCCGCGGATCCCCTGGGCGCACCTGGACATCGCGGGCCCGGCCAAGGGCCCGTCCGCGCCGTATGGCTTCACCGGCAAAGGCCCGTCCGCCGTCAGCGTACGTGCGCTCATCCGTTTGGCCGAGGACTTTTCCCAGAGGTAG
- a CDS encoding DUF7455 domain-containing protein, with amino-acid sequence MSTITSENGAVDELESGPQLTAADRCDSCGAQAYIRVVVNNGELLFCAHHGKKHQEKLSQIAHSWHDETARLFEEQRA; translated from the coding sequence ATGTCTACTATCACCTCGGAGAACGGTGCGGTTGACGAGCTCGAGTCGGGGCCGCAACTCACGGCCGCGGACCGCTGCGACAGCTGTGGCGCTCAGGCGTACATCCGCGTCGTCGTCAACAACGGCGAACTCCTCTTCTGCGCCCACCACGGCAAGAAGCACCAGGAGAAGCTCTCGCAGATCGCGCACAGCTGGCACGACGAGACCGCTCGTCTCTTCGAAGAGCAGCGCGCCTAG
- a CDS encoding alanine racemase, with protein sequence MAGATGVRRRAFVDLDVIRSNATTAATAPLPDCTADLRADAYGHGLIPVARALTDAGVGGLLVSRVEDAAAIADEGIPLPVTVGFPAGRHASGPANLLGPELLGLTDAPGVAPALRLTGEIIAVKRVGADRGVSYGYTYRTARPSTLVLVALGYADGILRVASNKAPVLVGETTGRITGRIAMDQFVVDIGDAEAQPGDPVVLFGDPARGEPTALDWEAALGVAAPVITSRLGRRIERHYGHWTRKAAPVMRRTP encoded by the coding sequence ATGGCAGGAGCCACCGGCGTCCGCAGGCGCGCATTCGTCGACCTCGATGTCATCCGTTCGAACGCCACCACCGCGGCCACCGCGCCGCTCCCCGACTGCACCGCCGATCTCCGCGCGGACGCGTACGGGCACGGGCTCATCCCCGTCGCCCGGGCGCTGACCGACGCGGGGGTCGGCGGTCTTCTCGTCTCCCGGGTGGAGGACGCCGCGGCCATCGCCGACGAGGGCATCCCCTTGCCCGTCACCGTCGGATTCCCGGCCGGACGCCACGCGAGCGGTCCCGCCAACCTGCTCGGCCCCGAACTGCTCGGGCTCACCGACGCTCCCGGCGTCGCCCCGGCGCTCCGCCTCACCGGCGAGATCATCGCGGTGAAGCGCGTCGGCGCCGACCGCGGCGTCTCCTACGGCTACACCTACCGCACCGCCCGCCCCAGCACGCTCGTGCTGGTCGCGCTCGGCTACGCCGACGGCATCCTGCGCGTCGCCTCCAACAAGGCGCCCGTGCTGGTCGGCGAGACCACCGGCCGCATCACCGGCCGCATCGCGATGGACCAGTTCGTCGTCGACATCGGCGACGCCGAGGCGCAGCCGGGCGACCCGGTGGTGCTGTTCGGCGACCCGGCGCGCGGCGAGCCGACCGCACTCGACTGGGAGGCCGCGCTGGGCGTCGCCGCTCCGGTCATCACCAGCCGGCTGGGCCGCCGCATCGAGCGGCACTACGGGCACTGGACGAGGAAGGCGGCCCCTGTGATGAGGAGGACGCCGTGA
- a CDS encoding cobyric acid synthase — protein MTVLRILHLYPRELGINGDAGNVLALAERARWRGVDVDVVSHAPGAELPPSADIVHIGSGPLSSQRAVAEDVARIAPRLRQWRDAGVPILAIAGGWQLLGEEIETPDGETIAGARVFPTRAVLGSRRHVAEVVVRMRDGGILAGFENHSATTTFGADASGAAPLGDVVSGFGNGDKTEGVVIGNAIGTHLHGPVLPMNPVLADRMLQTALRGELPPVTQTERVDRYAANARRAIGARLGVAV, from the coding sequence GTGACCGTCCTGCGCATCCTGCACCTCTACCCGCGCGAGCTCGGGATCAACGGCGACGCCGGCAATGTGCTCGCCCTGGCGGAGCGCGCGCGCTGGCGAGGGGTGGACGTCGACGTTGTCTCGCACGCGCCGGGCGCGGAGCTGCCGCCCAGCGCCGACATCGTGCACATCGGATCCGGCCCGCTGTCCTCGCAGCGCGCCGTCGCCGAGGACGTGGCCCGGATCGCGCCGCGGCTGCGGCAGTGGCGCGACGCCGGAGTGCCGATCCTCGCCATCGCGGGCGGCTGGCAGCTCCTCGGCGAGGAGATCGAGACGCCGGACGGCGAGACTATCGCCGGCGCCCGGGTGTTCCCGACGCGCGCGGTGCTGGGATCGCGCCGCCACGTGGCCGAGGTCGTCGTCCGCATGCGCGACGGAGGGATCCTCGCCGGGTTCGAGAACCACTCCGCGACGACGACGTTCGGCGCCGACGCTTCCGGAGCCGCCCCGCTCGGCGACGTCGTCAGCGGTTTCGGCAACGGAGACAAGACGGAGGGCGTGGTGATCGGGAACGCGATCGGCACCCATCTGCACGGGCCGGTCCTCCCGATGAACCCGGTCCTGGCCGACCGGATGCTGCAGACCGCGCTGCGCGGCGAGCTGCCCCCGGTCACGCAGACCGAGCGCGTCGACCGCTACGCCGCCAACGCGCGCCGGGCGATCGGCGCCCGCCTCGGCGTCGCCGTCTGA
- the alr gene encoding alanine racemase: protein MTIVDAIAEPLPRAVIDLAALRRNVAHLTALISPAETMLAVKADAYGHGLLPIAEAGLEAGATSLAVLEVPAGLVLRRAGITVPLLAWLHGEDTDWRAAIEADIELGISAVWQLEAIAAAAADRPAVVHLKVDTGLSRNGATREQWPHLIDAALELQRQGVVRIRAAWSHLADASIADDEAALAEFRSAVAEAEERGARFEILHLAASSAGIRMPEARFDLVRFGIAAYGFSPFDDCTGAELGLEPVMRLEAPVVEIHVGGTTRARLGIGFGDGVPVLGIAKTSVLLGGRRCPVVTVDVDTMTVDAGSARVAVGDTAILFGSGHDGTVTAEKYADWAETIADEMVTGVALRVPRIYEN from the coding sequence GTGACCATCGTCGACGCGATCGCGGAGCCGCTCCCCCGGGCCGTCATCGACCTGGCCGCCCTCCGCCGGAACGTGGCGCACCTGACCGCGCTGATCTCCCCGGCCGAGACGATGCTCGCCGTGAAGGCCGACGCCTACGGGCACGGCCTGCTGCCCATCGCCGAGGCGGGGCTGGAGGCGGGTGCGACCTCCCTGGCGGTGCTGGAGGTCCCTGCCGGGCTCGTCCTGCGCCGCGCCGGCATCACCGTCCCGCTGCTGGCCTGGCTGCACGGCGAGGACACCGACTGGCGTGCGGCGATCGAGGCCGACATCGAGCTCGGGATCTCGGCGGTCTGGCAGCTGGAGGCGATCGCGGCCGCGGCCGCCGACCGGCCCGCCGTGGTGCACCTGAAGGTCGACACCGGTCTCAGCCGCAACGGCGCCACCCGGGAGCAGTGGCCGCACCTCATCGACGCCGCTCTGGAGCTCCAGCGGCAGGGCGTTGTGAGGATCCGCGCGGCCTGGTCGCACCTGGCCGACGCCTCCATCGCCGACGACGAGGCCGCCCTCGCGGAGTTCCGCAGCGCAGTCGCCGAGGCCGAGGAGCGCGGCGCGCGGTTCGAGATCCTGCACCTCGCGGCGAGCTCGGCCGGCATCCGGATGCCCGAGGCCCGCTTCGACCTGGTGCGCTTCGGGATCGCGGCTTACGGCTTCTCGCCGTTCGACGACTGCACCGGCGCCGAGCTGGGCCTGGAGCCGGTGATGCGGCTGGAGGCGCCGGTCGTGGAGATCCACGTCGGCGGCACCACGCGCGCGCGGCTCGGGATCGGCTTCGGCGATGGCGTCCCGGTGCTCGGCATCGCCAAGACCTCGGTGCTCCTCGGCGGCCGGCGCTGCCCGGTGGTCACGGTGGACGTCGACACGATGACGGTCGACGCCGGCTCGGCGCGTGTCGCGGTGGGAGACACCGCGATCCTCTTCGGCAGCGGCCACGACGGGACGGTCACGGCCGAGAAGTACGCCGACTGGGCCGAGACGATCGCCGACGAGATGGTCACCGGCGTCGCGCTCCGCGTCCCCCGCATTTACGAGAACTGA